One part of the Salirhabdus salicampi genome encodes these proteins:
- the rpoB gene encoding DNA-directed RNA polymerase subunit beta, whose product MTGQLVQYGRLRQRRSYARISEVLELPNLIEIQTASYEWFLEEGLKEMFQDISPIEDFTGNLSLEFVDYSLGEPKYPVDESKERDVTYSAPLRVKVRLLNKETGEVKEQEVFMGDFPLMTDTGTFIINGAERVIVSQLVRSPSVYFSEKVDKNGKKGFTATVIPNRGAWLEYETDAKDVVHVRIDRTRKLPITVLLRALGFGTDEEIVDLIGENSFLKNTLDKDNTENSEKALLEIYERLRPGEPPTVENAKSLLVSRFFDPKRYDLAHVGRYKMNKKLHIKNRLFNQTLAETVADEETGEVLGRKGDKIDRRLLDKLIPYLEGSEENIGEQILEPHDGVLEEPIKVQSIKIVDPTDPEGEKTINVIGNANVEKPVKNITPADIIASISYFFNLLHNVGDTDDIDHLGNRRLRSVGELLQNQFRIGLSRMERVVRERMSIQDTNAITPQQLINIRPVIASIKEFFGSSQLSQFMDQTNPLAELTHKRRLSALGPGGLTRERAGFEVRDVHYSHYGRMCPIETPEGPNIGLINSLSSYAKVNKFGFIETPYRRVDPETGKVTEHIDYLTADEEDNYVVAQANARLADDGSFIDDEVIARFRGENTVVSRDRIDYMDVSPKQVVSAATACIPFLENDDSNRALMGANMQRQAVPLLQPESPIVGTGMEYVSGKDSGAAVISRHDGIVERVEAKEVFVRRVSVIDGKEVKGDVDRYKLQKFIRSNQGTCYNQKPIVEQGERVKKGDILADGPSMEQGELALGRNVLVAFMTWDGYNYEDAIIMSERLVKDDVYTSVHIEEYESEARDTKLGPEEITRDIPNVGEEALKDLDENGIIRVGAEVSDGDLLVGKVTPKGVTELTAEERLLHAIFGEKAREVRDTSLRVPHGGGGIVLDVKVFNREDGDELPPGVNQLVRVYVVQKRKISEGDKMAGRHGNKGVISRILPEEDMPFMPDGTPVDIMLNPLGVPSRMNIGQVLELHLGMAARQLGIHVASPVFDGANEEDVLSTLEEAGMSRDAKTVLYDGRSGEPFDNRVSVGVMYMIKLAHMVDDKLHARSTGPYSLVTQQPLGGKAQFGGQRFGEMEVWALEAYGAAYTLQEILTVKSDDVVGRVKTYESIVKGDNVPEPGVPESFKVLIKELQSLGMDVKVLSADETEIEMREIEEDDQPAEQLNVNMEQKEDAN is encoded by the coding sequence TTGACAGGTCAACTAGTTCAATACGGTCGCCTGCGCCAACGCAGAAGTTACGCACGAATCAGTGAAGTGTTGGAATTACCAAACCTGATTGAAATTCAAACTGCTTCTTATGAATGGTTCCTAGAAGAAGGTTTGAAAGAAATGTTCCAGGACATTTCCCCTATTGAAGACTTTACCGGCAATCTATCTTTAGAGTTTGTCGACTATAGTCTTGGTGAACCGAAATATCCGGTAGATGAATCAAAAGAGAGAGATGTCACCTATTCAGCTCCTCTTCGCGTGAAGGTTCGTCTGTTGAACAAAGAAACAGGGGAAGTAAAAGAACAAGAAGTCTTTATGGGTGACTTCCCATTAATGACAGACACAGGTACGTTTATCATTAACGGTGCTGAACGTGTAATCGTGTCCCAATTGGTGCGCTCGCCAAGTGTTTACTTCAGTGAAAAAGTAGATAAAAACGGCAAAAAAGGTTTTACTGCCACTGTAATACCAAACCGTGGTGCGTGGCTTGAATACGAAACAGATGCCAAAGATGTCGTTCATGTTCGTATTGATAGAACTCGTAAGTTACCAATTACAGTCCTCTTACGTGCGCTAGGTTTCGGTACTGATGAAGAGATTGTGGATTTAATTGGTGAAAACAGTTTCTTAAAGAACACACTTGATAAAGATAATACGGAAAATAGCGAAAAGGCTTTACTTGAAATATATGAACGTCTCCGTCCGGGAGAACCACCGACAGTAGAAAATGCGAAAAGTTTGCTTGTCTCTCGTTTCTTTGACCCGAAACGTTATGATTTAGCACATGTCGGTCGTTATAAAATGAATAAAAAACTCCATATTAAAAATCGCTTGTTTAATCAAACATTAGCTGAAACAGTAGCTGATGAGGAGACAGGAGAAGTATTAGGGAGAAAAGGTGACAAGATCGATCGCCGTCTATTAGATAAACTAATCCCATACTTAGAAGGATCTGAAGAGAACATAGGTGAGCAAATTTTAGAACCGCATGACGGGGTTCTGGAAGAACCTATTAAAGTTCAATCAATTAAAATTGTAGATCCAACTGATCCTGAGGGCGAAAAAACAATTAATGTAATTGGAAATGCTAATGTTGAAAAGCCGGTGAAGAACATTACGCCAGCTGACATCATTGCATCAATCAGTTACTTTTTTAACCTGTTGCATAACGTTGGGGATACAGATGACATCGACCACCTAGGTAATCGTCGACTTCGCTCCGTGGGAGAGTTGTTGCAAAATCAGTTCCGCATTGGTTTATCTAGAATGGAACGTGTTGTTCGTGAGCGTATGTCTATCCAAGATACAAACGCAATTACGCCACAGCAATTGATTAACATTAGACCGGTAATTGCGTCGATTAAAGAGTTCTTTGGTAGTTCGCAGTTATCTCAGTTTATGGATCAGACGAATCCTTTGGCAGAATTAACGCATAAACGTCGTTTATCTGCATTAGGACCAGGTGGTTTGACAAGAGAGCGTGCAGGGTTTGAAGTGCGTGACGTTCATTACTCTCACTATGGACGTATGTGTCCGATTGAAACACCTGAGGGTCCAAACATTGGGTTAATCAACTCCTTATCTTCATATGCGAAGGTAAATAAATTTGGTTTTATCGAAACACCATACCGCCGCGTCGATCCAGAAACAGGTAAAGTTACCGAACACATTGATTACTTAACAGCAGATGAAGAGGATAATTACGTAGTTGCTCAGGCAAACGCACGTCTGGCAGATGACGGTTCATTCATTGATGATGAAGTAATCGCTCGTTTCCGTGGTGAAAACACAGTTGTTTCCCGTGACCGCATTGACTACATGGATGTTTCGCCAAAACAAGTTGTTTCTGCAGCGACTGCATGTATTCCATTCTTGGAAAATGATGACTCTAACCGTGCACTTATGGGTGCGAACATGCAACGACAAGCAGTTCCGTTGTTACAACCAGAATCACCTATTGTTGGTACGGGTATGGAATATGTGTCTGGTAAAGATTCGGGTGCTGCTGTCATTAGTCGTCACGATGGTATTGTGGAAAGAGTAGAAGCAAAAGAAGTTTTTGTCCGTCGAGTCTCTGTCATTGATGGTAAAGAAGTGAAAGGTGACGTTGATCGATATAAACTTCAGAAATTCATTCGCTCAAACCAAGGTACATGTTATAACCAAAAGCCTATCGTAGAACAAGGTGAACGTGTGAAAAAAGGTGACATTTTGGCTGATGGCCCTTCTATGGAACAAGGTGAACTAGCATTGGGACGCAACGTCTTAGTAGCCTTTATGACATGGGATGGTTATAACTACGAGGATGCCATCATTATGAGTGAAAGACTTGTAAAAGATGATGTTTATACTTCTGTTCATATAGAAGAATATGAGTCTGAAGCTCGTGATACGAAATTAGGACCTGAAGAAATTACAAGAGATATACCTAACGTTGGTGAAGAAGCACTGAAAGACTTAGATGAAAACGGAATTATCCGTGTAGGTGCAGAAGTGTCTGACGGCGATTTACTAGTAGGAAAAGTTACACCTAAAGGTGTGACAGAGCTAACTGCTGAAGAACGACTACTTCACGCTATCTTTGGTGAAAAAGCGAGAGAAGTAAGAGATACTTCCTTACGAGTACCGCACGGTGGTGGAGGAATCGTTCTCGATGTTAAAGTATTTAACCGAGAGGACGGAGACGAATTACCACCAGGTGTAAACCAGCTCGTGAGAGTTTACGTCGTACAGAAGCGTAAAATATCCGAAGGGGATAAGATGGCGGGACGCCACGGTAACAAAGGTGTTATTTCCCGAATCTTACCTGAAGAAGATATGCCATTCATGCCAGATGGTACACCGGTAGACATCATGTTAAACCCATTAGGGGTTCCGTCGCGTATGAACATCGGTCAGGTGCTTGAGTTACACTTAGGTATGGCCGCTCGTCAATTAGGAATTCATGTTGCATCACCGGTATTTGATGGTGCTAATGAAGAAGACGTGTTAAGTACATTAGAAGAGGCCGGCATGTCTAGGGATGCGAAGACAGTTCTGTATGATGGTAGATCGGGTGAGCCATTCGATAACCGTGTTTCTGTAGGTGTCATGTACATGATTAAACTTGCTCACATGGTTGACGATAAACTACACGCGCGTTCTACTGGTCCATACTCATTAGTAACGCAACAGCCGCTGGGAGGAAAAGCTCAGTTTGGTGGTCAGCGTTTCGGTGAAATGGAGGTTTGGGCACTTGAGGCATATGGTGCTGCTTACACGTTGCAAGAGATTCTAACAGTTAAATCAGATGACGTTGTAGGTCGTGTGAAGACATATGAATCGATTGTTAAAGGTGACAACGTACCAGAACCAGGTGTACCAGAATCGTTCAAAGTATTAATTAAAGAGCTTCAAAGTTTAGGAATGGATGTAAAAGTTCTTTCCGCAGATGAAACAGAGATTGAGATGCGTGAAATTGAGGAAGATGATCAGCCAGCTGAACAGCTGAACGTCAATATGGAACAAAAAGAGGATGCTAACTAA
- the rpoC gene encoding DNA-directed RNA polymerase subunit beta', protein MLDVNNFEYMQIGLASPNKIRSWSFGEVKKPETINYRTLKPEKDGLFCERIFGPTKDWECHCGKYKRVRYKGVVCDRCGVEVTKSKVRRERMGHLELAAPVSHIWYFKGIPSRMGLVLDMSPRALEEVIYFAAYIVTDQGETPLERKQLLSEKEYRQYREKYGSGFQAQMGAEAIRKLLEDIDMDKEVEALKEELKTAQGQRRTRAIKRLEVLESFRHSGNDPSWMVLDVLPVIPPELRPMVQLDGGRFATSDLNDLYRRVINRNNRLKRLLDLGAPSIIVQNEKRMLQEAVDALIDNGRRGRPVTGPGNRPLKSLSHMLKGKQGRFRQNLLGKRVDYSGRSVIVVGPNLKMYQCGLPKEMALELFKPFVMKELVDRGLAHNIKSAKRKIERVNPDVWDVLEDVIKEHPVLLNRAPTLHRLGIQAFEPTLVEGRAIRLHPLVCTAYNADFDGDQMAVHVPLSAEAQAEARLLMLAAQNILNPKDGKPVVTPSQDMVLGNYYLTLERKNALGEGRVFKDTDEAVIAYQNGYVHLHTRVAVHASSLNNNTFTEEQNNQLLLTTVGKLIFNRILPESFPYINEPTLDNLEKETPEKYFVPKGTNVKEELEKRDLVGPFKKGILGDIIAEVFKRFKISETSKMLDRMKDLGFAYSTKAGITIGVSDIVVLPEKQEILDEAQDKVDRVIKQFRRGLITGEERYDRVIAIWTEAKDVIQEKLMKTLDPTNPIFMMSDSGARGNASNFTQLAGMRGLMANPSGRIIELPIKSSFREGLTVLEYFISTHGARKGLADTALKTADSGYLTRRLVDVAQDVIVREDDCGTDRGTMVSTLRDGDETIVPLIDRLIGRTAFKTVTKPETNEVIVSRNEVISEDMAKQIVNAGIEDVYIRSVFTCNTKHGVCKKCYGRNLATGEEVEVGEAVGIIAAQSIGEPGTQLTMRTFHTGGVAGDDITQGLPRIQELFEARNPKGQAAITEVHGTIEAINEAKDNKMEIVVQGDVEKRTYTVPYSARMKVSIGDAVVAGQELTEGSVDPKELLKVGGLQSVQQYILREVQKVYRMQGVEISDKHIEVMVRQMLRKIKVVESGETDVLPGSLLEVYQFKEANRNALIGSKQPAVGRPVLLGITKASLETDSFLSAASFQETTRVLTEAAIKGKRDELLGLKENVIIGKLVPAGTGMNRYRRLGVQKNVEEESVAEEVEEEITTQ, encoded by the coding sequence TTGTTAGATGTAAATAATTTTGAGTATATGCAAATCGGCTTAGCTTCACCAAATAAAATCCGTTCTTGGTCATTTGGTGAGGTAAAGAAGCCAGAAACGATTAATTACCGTACACTAAAACCTGAAAAAGATGGCCTGTTTTGTGAACGTATTTTCGGTCCTACTAAGGACTGGGAGTGTCACTGTGGAAAATATAAACGGGTACGTTACAAAGGTGTTGTGTGTGACCGCTGTGGTGTTGAAGTAACGAAATCAAAAGTACGTCGTGAGCGTATGGGGCACTTAGAACTTGCTGCCCCTGTCTCTCACATTTGGTACTTTAAAGGTATTCCTAGTCGTATGGGACTTGTACTAGATATGTCCCCAAGAGCCTTGGAAGAAGTTATTTATTTTGCAGCCTATATCGTTACAGATCAAGGTGAAACACCTTTAGAAAGAAAGCAATTGCTTTCTGAAAAAGAATACCGTCAATACCGTGAAAAGTATGGAAGTGGCTTTCAAGCCCAAATGGGTGCTGAAGCAATCCGAAAATTACTTGAAGATATTGATATGGATAAGGAAGTAGAAGCACTTAAAGAAGAACTTAAGACTGCCCAAGGGCAACGTAGAACACGTGCGATTAAACGTCTTGAAGTGCTTGAATCATTCCGTCATTCTGGAAATGATCCATCATGGATGGTTCTTGACGTACTTCCGGTCATTCCACCAGAATTACGCCCTATGGTACAGTTAGACGGAGGTCGTTTTGCTACCTCTGACCTAAACGATTTGTACCGCCGTGTTATTAACCGTAACAACCGCTTGAAACGACTACTGGATCTTGGTGCTCCAAGTATTATCGTCCAAAATGAGAAGCGTATGCTTCAAGAAGCAGTTGATGCGTTAATTGATAACGGTCGTCGTGGTCGTCCTGTAACTGGACCGGGTAACCGTCCATTAAAGTCATTGTCACACATGTTAAAAGGTAAGCAAGGACGTTTCCGCCAAAACTTACTTGGTAAACGTGTTGACTATTCTGGTCGTTCCGTAATCGTTGTAGGTCCAAACTTGAAAATGTATCAATGTGGTCTTCCGAAAGAAATGGCCTTAGAACTATTTAAGCCATTTGTGATGAAAGAACTTGTTGACCGTGGCTTAGCACACAACATTAAATCAGCGAAGCGAAAGATTGAACGTGTAAACCCTGACGTTTGGGATGTACTAGAAGATGTTATTAAAGAACATCCTGTACTATTAAACCGTGCACCAACCCTTCACAGATTAGGTATTCAAGCATTTGAACCTACACTGGTAGAAGGTAGGGCCATTCGCCTGCACCCGCTTGTGTGTACAGCATATAACGCGGACTTTGACGGTGACCAAATGGCGGTACACGTTCCTCTTTCAGCAGAAGCGCAGGCAGAAGCTCGCTTGTTAATGCTAGCTGCTCAAAACATTCTAAATCCGAAGGATGGTAAGCCAGTTGTTACACCTTCTCAGGATATGGTGTTAGGTAACTATTACTTAACATTGGAGCGCAAAAATGCACTCGGAGAGGGTCGTGTATTCAAAGATACTGATGAAGCTGTAATTGCTTATCAAAATGGATATGTACACTTGCATACACGTGTTGCAGTACATGCAAGTTCCTTAAACAATAATACATTTACTGAAGAGCAAAATAATCAGCTTCTTTTAACGACTGTTGGTAAATTAATCTTCAACAGAATTTTGCCAGAATCGTTCCCGTATATTAATGAACCAACATTAGATAATTTGGAGAAAGAGACGCCTGAAAAATACTTTGTACCTAAAGGTACCAATGTAAAAGAAGAGCTTGAGAAACGCGATCTTGTAGGTCCGTTCAAGAAAGGTATTCTTGGAGATATCATTGCTGAAGTGTTTAAACGTTTTAAAATTTCAGAGACGTCTAAAATGTTGGACCGTATGAAGGACTTAGGTTTTGCATACTCCACTAAAGCAGGTATTACAATTGGTGTGTCTGATATCGTTGTATTACCTGAAAAGCAAGAAATTTTAGATGAAGCTCAAGATAAAGTAGACCGTGTCATTAAACAGTTCCGTCGTGGTTTAATTACTGGTGAAGAACGCTATGACCGTGTTATCGCTATTTGGACAGAAGCAAAAGACGTCATTCAGGAAAAGCTGATGAAGACATTGGATCCAACGAACCCTATCTTCATGATGAGTGACTCTGGTGCCCGCGGTAACGCATCTAACTTTACGCAGCTGGCGGGTATGCGTGGTCTAATGGCAAACCCATCAGGTAGAATTATCGAGTTGCCGATCAAGTCCAGTTTCCGTGAAGGTTTAACAGTGTTAGAGTACTTTATCTCTACTCACGGTGCACGTAAAGGTCTAGCCGATACGGCACTTAAGACTGCGGACTCAGGTTACTTAACTCGCCGACTAGTAGATGTTGCCCAAGATGTTATCGTTCGCGAAGACGATTGTGGAACAGATCGGGGTACTATGGTGTCTACATTGCGTGACGGTGACGAAACAATTGTGCCGTTAATTGATCGATTAATTGGCCGTACAGCATTTAAAACAGTTACGAAACCTGAAACAAATGAAGTGATTGTTTCTCGTAATGAAGTCATTTCTGAAGATATGGCGAAGCAAATTGTCAATGCTGGTATAGAGGATGTTTACATCCGTTCTGTATTCACATGTAATACGAAGCATGGCGTATGTAAAAAATGTTATGGCCGTAACTTAGCAACAGGAGAAGAGGTAGAAGTAGGAGAAGCGGTTGGTATTATCGCTGCACAATCTATCGGTGAACCTGGAACACAGCTTACAATGCGTACGTTCCACACTGGTGGTGTTGCAGGAGACGATATCACGCAAGGTTTACCTCGTATCCAAGAGCTATTTGAAGCACGTAACCCTAAAGGTCAAGCTGCAATTACAGAGGTTCATGGTACGATTGAAGCGATTAACGAAGCGAAGGATAACAAGATGGAAATTGTTGTCCAAGGGGACGTTGAAAAGAGAACGTATACCGTTCCTTATAGCGCAAGAATGAAGGTTTCTATTGGAGATGCCGTAGTAGCAGGTCAAGAACTAACGGAAGGTTCTGTCGATCCGAAAGAACTTCTGAAAGTTGGCGGCTTGCAAAGTGTTCAACAATATATCCTTCGTGAAGTGCAAAAAGTTTATCGCATGCAAGGTGTAGAAATTAGCGATAAACATATTGAGGTTATGGTACGACAAATGCTACGTAAAATTAAGGTTGTTGAATCTGGAGAGACTGATGTTCTACCAGGATCACTCCTTGAAGTTTACCAATTTAAAGAAGCAAACCGTAACGCATTAATTGGTAGCAAACAACCAGCAGTAGGTCGTCCTGTACTACTTGGTATTACAAAAGCTTCCCTTGAAACTGATTCATTCTTATCAGCGGCTTCGTTCCAGGAGACTACAAGAGTTCTTACAGAAGCTGCGATTAAAGGAAAACGTGATGAACTATTAGGCTTGAAAGAAAATGTTATTATTGGTAAATTAGTTCCTGCCGGGACTGGTATGAACCGTTACCGTAGACTAGGAGTTCAAAAGAACGTAGAAGAAGAATCAGTAGCAGAAGAAGTAGAAGAAGAAATCACAACACAGTAA